gcaggttcttcttctttcccGAGGGGAGCATGTTGTACCCTGAAAACAAGTGAAACTGGCCTGTCGCGAACAACGCTGGCTGCACATAGCTCCTGTTTCTAACTACTCTGCATCACTTACACTGGTTTACGAAGTAGTACGACGACTTGTCGGACCAGGACACGCAGGTCTGACAAATGACCAGCGAGTACTTACTGCTAAGATAGTCATTTAGCGTCTTTATGGTGAACCTCAGCGAGTCCTCGTAGTTCTCGTTCACCTTCGGGGTAACCGACGGGATTAGGAGCAGGACGCGCTCCATGTTCGGGCCCTTTCCAAGATACCTGGCCAAAAAGTCCTCTTTGAACCTGAAAACAGAGTTAGGCTCAGAAAAAACTGCAGTTTCTGAAGCACAACTGTTTAAATGCCATTCATAACCATCAATGGCATCGTATGCATCATATACTCAAGTTTCATGCTAATGTGTAGACTAGAGGTGTAAATATTAGTCGCCAAACAGTAAACACATTAGTAGTCCGCTTGACAGGCAAATATGCGTCTTATAAATACctattttatctaaatatttttacgTTTCATCATTGTAGTCCGATTTGAGGTAGTAGTCATAGGATTTTCCGTCGTAGTCCACCTGTTCCGAGTCCGAGTCGTACAAAACTCCGGAAACGTTATATGATAAAGTAGAGGCCATTTTAAAAGCTTTAAATACGAactatgttacacatttgtatgaaaaataatCTAAACATCACAAAATTAGTATATTACACAAAATAGGCAATGCACGTTCCAAAGTGGCCACAGCCACACCACATCAATAtctatataaacaatttaggCCTAAAGTTACGTAAACCCTCCTGAAAACTgaatgtaaaaatattaaaagcCATACGGTATGCATCAGAATAGAATAAAACCCTGTTTACTGGCCCATGTGCCCCCTGGCTAGCTGATACACACCATATAGTAACGTTCCATCCAAACTGCAGTGTAATAGATTAATATGGAGTTAAGTTTGTTGCGGAGGCCTAAATCTTCCCTCCAATAGCCAGAAAGCGAGTGAATTTGGTTTGTCCGGCACAGTTTCATTGAGTTTCCCTGGCCGCTCCTCAATTTCCTCGGGCTCAGACTCGACGATCTCGTCCTCGGTGACCTTTTGAGCGTCCTTGAGCGCCCGGATGGCCGTCTCGATCTTCCGCGCCCTGTCAAGCTTCGCCAGAGACGACTCGTCGGCCTCGTAAATGCGCCTGCGCAGCTCCTGCTCGTGCCTAAGAAATATTGAGAATTGGCGTTAACATGTAGAAACTAGCTGTGTAGCACACACAAGCAGTGTGAAGGACGTACTTGGCTAGCCTGGTGAGCTTCAGCACTTGTGCAGTGTTTCTGTTGAAGCGCTGCAGTGCAGTTCTGTAAAGCTGACTGATGTGTTTCATCTTGTCTATTATGTAGTCGTTGAGAGAGTCCCTCGAGTGAATCATCTCCTGAATGTTGTCTTCAATCTCGTTCAGCTGTTTGTTAAGTTCCCGGTAGTCCCCAATGAGCCCCTGGCGCTTCAGAGTATGCCCCGCGTGATCAGGTTCACTGATGGTGAAAAGCGCAGGAATTGAGTGAACGACCTTCAATCGAGCAGCGTTATAGCTCGTCTCAGCATCAAACTGTTtctgtaaaaattaatttgatcCATTTAAGGTTGAAAGCTAGTATTTAATAACTAAGTTGGCTGAAAGTGTACCATAGTTAAGTACTTGGTATAAAGTAGAAAGTGATTAAGTGTTTGGTAGAAAGCATATAACAAGTGTTAGTATTTAGTACCGCAGACAATACCTTGGCCAGAGAGTCCTTTAAAGTTATTAGATTCCCCGTCAACTGGCTGTTCCTCATGAAAACACTCATCCAGGGATTCAGAGCGTCGTAGCCAGCTAGATCGTTTGAGTCCTTAAAAAGTTGATTTAAAGAGCAGCAAGTTTTACCTGAGATTCACTGCATGTGTAAAACCTAGTTAAGTCAAATGGAGAGTTGATAATGTCCTTGCCGAAAAGAGTtactaataaaaattatttagtagGCGgtgtatacacatgtatgATTTCATTCATAAATAGTCATGAATAGGCACAAAAGCTtataaatagtagtagAATTGTCAGAAATAGTTATAAATAgtgatataaatataagatAATAAAGTGACAAAGTAAACTATTAGTTACAAACCTCTTAGGGAACTCAAGGGTGAATATTCATCCACGTAGCAAAGTATCCTATACTACGCAATATTATTAGCAGCTACTAATGGTAGTATGGAACAATAGGCGGTAACTAGTGGTATTCGTAGCTACAAAAAATGGCACTATTGTAAAACCTTTCCGTTGTTTAAATCCTTGAGGTTGATGATCTTCCCCCCTCCCAAAACACTGGCCACAAACTCAACTCCTCCCCTGCAAAGAGTTAATTAGCGCAATAAAAATGTTACACAAGTGTGTGACAGTGGCTCTATGTATTGCTAATGGTATCAAAGTCTATTGCTAAAAATATGGGTGCATATTAGGTAGTGGAATGTAAAAAGGTACTCTGTCACTTCGTTGTCATAGGAATCCCTAGATTGAACAATAAAGTCCTATATGGGAATGAAAAGAGTCAAAGGTACCCTATAGTTTGAAACGTAGCCAACTTGGTCAAGgtctaaataaaataggtGTGTTAAGAGTGAAGAGTGTGTATGGCATCTAACAGAAAGCTCAACAGCAGGCTGCTGAAATAAGCTAAAGATAAACTAGGGGCAGAACCATGATCAGCTGCAATCAACGAAAACTAACATGTTAAAAATGACCTATCAGGAGAGACGTCGCCGTATGTAATTTCAACATCAAAAGGGGACCCTACACatatcaataaaaacaatgtaaatgtAGGCTCCAAAGTGTGCGTAACCGGTGTTTAAGGCTAAGTGGCTGATATTTAGTTGATTAGTGGAATGTAACCTTGAATGTGTTCGAACTTATCAGTGACTACCGATAGTTCCCATATCCCCGCCTTTTTGACCAAGTACGATACCTGAAACCATTTAAGTATATTTgcaatatatgtataaatgaGTAATTGGTAAACTTTATTAGAAATTTGTATGTTAAAATCGCTTAAAAGGCAATATATTGTAGAAACTTACTGTGTATGACCCATCAGAATTAACGCTTAAATAGACATTTTCGTTAAGGGTCTCAACCGGACCCTGAATTGATCTGTCcaaattgtttttgtatGATAAAGAAGCTAGTAAGTGTCCACTGTAGTTAGTAATGCGATGGTCTTCTTTATCATACAAATCTATGACACCCTAAAGAGAAAAGTAAATGATTGGGAGTTAAACCTGTATATATGAACCAGCCTTGCCTCCCTTAAAAGCCTTTCCTCTGTGTCTAACGTATTTAGGACATAAATCATGGGATAGattgtaatttaaatatttgcCAGATTCAACGTCATAATTTAGCATATTTACGAGAAGGTGgcaattaaatatattaatataatatgaaaaatgtaaattatccACTATTATCTGGAATAATTGGATGTTATTTGACCAGTATGTGCACTGGTGTGCTACGGAGAATGAAgccaaaattaaaaaaacaaataagcTAGAAGTTTTAGATTAACCGGCGAATTTATGACATTCATGAAAGTAGTAATACATATTTCTcgaaaaattaataaaatcgAGACGAATTGTCAAACTAAATATAcgtaatatatacaaaatattatttattggtAGATTCtacataaaaaataaatagtgctaagtttaaaaaataaattacataatGTTTTTGGGTATGTATAAAAGGAAtcgataaaaaaaataataatttaattgtaGAATCGTTCAAGGAATCCACCGagttataaattataaatagtatgtgtaatataacAAAGAAGGtagaatttaataaaacaatacCGATAGAAAAACAatgttataattaaatttaaattatatacgCATATTCATGGCACACACAAGatacacacattaatttttcgCCACACAAAGGAAATAACTTACTACgaacatataaaatattattccatgttaatgtttaaacaaattcTTACATGATTCCTTTCTAAAATAAACGATTACATGTTAGTTTCGTTCATCAAATACGTGTGTACTATTAATTTAGAGCcctaatattaaattaaatacgcGAAAGTTTAATATGAATTGATAAGACCAGAAGATACCAAACAgacaaaaaaacataacCATTTTCATTAAACTAGTAACATAGATTCTTAAAGACAATAATTAAACGCAAATTGGGAAAAGAatctaataaaattaattggAATCTGAGATAAGCGTAAAGCCAAGATAAACATCagtgtaaaattaacacaaagttattaaaaaaacatatgttgatattaaaagataaaattaacagaaaAGTTAGCCGAGAAGGTGAAAGTTAAGTAACTggatgtaaaataagtttattaaagtttaaaaaaacaaatggtTGAAGCGTCAATTAACCAGAAGTCAAAAACAGAAGAGAAGCCAATGTATTTGGATTCTAAGCTGTCAGTGGACTCGACGTGCTCAACAAGAGTAAATAACTCGACGGACTTCTCAGTGTATTCGTCAGACAGCTTCGACGTGAAGACAACAAACGTGGAAAGCACACGAAGCCCAGCGAGTAGCATCGAAGAGAGTAATAACACGGATCCGAGTAATAGATCGAGTAGTACAGTGAAAGTGTTAAACTACGAAGAAGACCGGCAGCCAATGGAGATAGGCCAGGAGGAAAATTACGAAGCTATGAGCCCAGAGTACGACTACAAGAGGAAGAGAGTGGTGTTTGACGGAAAAAAGAGAGAAATGATGCCAGAATACGTCTCGGaagaaatattaaataaaagtaaatacgGACAGATGAGCGTTCTGAGCAGAAGCGAAGACAAATACTACTACACCACCGGAGGAGAAAGTAGCACGGGAGAGCAGCAGCCAGGGATGAGTAAAAGTCTGGACGAAATCATGAAAAACGTAACCAGTAACGCATACAAGGTGTACGAAGACGACATCATGGAGCTGGAAAAATGCTcaaagaaaatgaaatacgaagaagaagaaggataCTCACAGTTCGACAGTAACACGAGCACAGTTAACAGCGATAGTAACAGCGTAGCAGACGGAGCGGAAATTATAGCGCCAGTGGAGTCGGAAGAAGTAAACGAAAACGGAGAAGAAAGAAGCAACGAAGCAAGGAGAGTGTTCAAGGATATATTTGACCCGAAAAACTGGGATAAAAGTTGgacaatatacacaaaGCCGAGAAAGGACAGGTCAGCAGAGCTAGTGTCGGAGCTGTACGTGTTTATGCtgcagctgaagctgctgaactcGCTGGAGCTGGTGAGAGCAGTGTGCAGACCCTGGGGAGTGCCGCCGCACGGAAACGACTACGTCTTCCACTTCGACCAGATAGCAGGCTCTAGAGACCTGGCGCTGCTGCAAAAGTACGAAGAGGTGTTCGCGCCGCTCTACGGAAAGTTTAAGGCAGGGAGTCCGTCGGTGCTGTGGACGCGTCTGGCGGACGTGGACTACTTCAAAATAGTGTTCAAGCTGGAGTGCATACGCTTTAAGCAGCCCTTCAGCTCAACAATCTACGAAAACATACTGCGCTACACACTCTCGAAGCTGCACGCAGCAAGGTCACAGCTGGGAGTGGAAGATGACGAGGAAGGGTCGCCAGTGGGAGACCTGGAGTCGCTGAACAACAAACACGCAATGGAGGAGGTGAACGTGAAGCGCAAGGTCTGCGGAGTATGCGGAAACATAGTTAAGAAAGAGTGCAGCTACTGCGCATCAATGGACAGCTCGCCGTCAAACAGAATACTTATCAGCAAGGTGCAAGTGAGCACGGAGGAAGGAACGAGCTCTGCGTTCGCAAGAAACGGCGCGCCAAAAAttaatggaaaaaataagggTCTGACGATGTCAACCGTCGACACTGGAGGGCTAGAGGCCTCCAGTGTCGACGCAGTGACCATCGAAGCGGATGGAGCGACATTAGGCGAAGATGAGATGGCACTGGAGAGAGAAGAGAGCGTCAGAGAAGTCGTTGAGAGCGCAAAGTGCGCAGCAGGAGGAAGCGTAACAACAGCGTACGTTCCAGGGGGCAGGGAAGCGCTCGTTAACGGGAATAGGTCGTCCAGCACCAAGGAGGAGGTCAACGGAGATGTACTCAAAGAAAGAGATGCATACAGTAGAGGGTCGTCAAGGATGGCAACAGTAATCAAAGATACTGAGCACGCAAAGGGACTTTTAGGAGGCCAAAGAAATGGAGTCTGCATTGAGCACGCGAGTAAGTTAGGACGTCTAGGAGGAACGGGAGGAAGCGCCATGAGTAACGGCGACTACCACAACAGCGACGTATACGCGTTGTCGTCGGACGGATACTACGCCTCGGGGAAGAAGGACGGAGTGTACGAGAAGGAGTACGGAATGGAGGAAGACGAAGTGTACGACCTCAGTCTGAGCGGAGGAGTGCAGGTGAGAAGCGTCGAGAGGCGCAAGTCAGTGGAACCGGACGGAGACGAGTGGCCGGAAAGAAGAATCTCGGAGTCGGAAGGATTCATACTCACCAACTTCTCAGCAGGAAACGAATATGAGTCGCCGAACATATACAAGGAGGACATAGCAACGTCATTTAAGTACTCGACGCCCTCAGCAGGAGATAAGTCAGCGACAGGAACGAGGAGCGCGGGAGTTGTAAAGGAAGGAGCGTACGGAATTATGAGAAACTCGcaggacgacgacgaggacacGACGACCAACGACAATAACACGAGGCTTATCAGCAGTGACCTGGTGGACGCAAGCGAAGTCGACGTTACGACGCACTCGAACCTGGACTTCGGAGAACACTTCCCAGACCACACAGGACAAGGAGAAGGTTGCGGAGGAAGGATGGAAGGAGAGAGAGGAGCggatgaagaagaaagaaaGTTGAAGGAGGAAATGGTTAAAAACGCAATGTTCAGAGAAAGTGTGTTGAAGACAAACATGTTTAAAGATAACCCACTGACAGAAGATATGCTTA
The sequence above is a segment of the Theileria orientalis strain Shintoku DNA, chromosome 3, complete genome genome. Coding sequences within it:
- a CDS encoding uncharacterized protein (immunoglobulin-like fold domain containing protein); the protein is MLNYDVESGKYLNYNLSHDLCPKYVRHRGKAFKGGKAGSYIQGVIDLYDKEDHRITNYSGHLLASLSYKNNLDRSIQGPVETLNENVYLSVNSDGSYTVSYLVKKAGIWELSVVTDKFEHIQGSPFDVEITYGDVSPDRSFLTYLDQVGYVSNYRDFIVQSRDSYDNEVTEGGVEFVASVLGGGKIINLKDLNNGKDSNDLAGYDALNPWMSVFMRNSQLTGNLITLKDSLAKVLSAKQFDAETSYNAARLKVVHSIPALFTISEPDHAGHTLKRQGLIGDYRELNKQLNEIEDNIQEMIHSRDSLNDYIIDKMKHISQLYRTALQRFNRNTAQVLKLTRLAKHEQELRRRIYEADESSLAKLDRARKIETAIRALKDAQKVTEDEIVESEPEEIEERPGKLNETVPDKPNSLAFWLLEGRFRPPQQT